The DNA segment cgcccaggctggagtgcagtggcgcaatctcggctcactgcaagctccgcctcccaggttcacgccattgtcctgcctcagcctctccgagtagctgggactacaggcgcccgccaccacgcccggctaatttttttttgtattttttagtagagacggggtttcaccgtggtctcgatctcctgacctcgtgatccgccggcctcggcctcccaaagtgctgggattacaagcgtgagccaccgcgcccggcctgaagggaaatttttaagttgaaataaattaattcTCTACTGATGAAAAGACTtgcaattgtttctttttttttcttttttttttttttttactttttaggacTTTGCTTATGAGCAAGCAGATTTTAGTTTAATCAAAGTCTCCGGAAAGTATGGCTTTCTTTAATGCACCTTTAAATTTGAGCCCATTTTGTAGTTACGggacttatttatttgtttattttaacttttattttagatttaggggcACATATCCAGGTTCGTAAtacaggtaaattgtgtgttgtggaggtttggtgtacagattattttatcacccaggtgaTAAGTATAGTACCTgacaggtagttttttgatcctctccaacctcccaccctccaacctcAAGTAGGCACCAGTGTCTCTTGTTTTCTTCGTGTCCGCATGTACtcaaagtttagctcccacttctaagtgagaacatgaggtattttgttttctgttcctgtgttagtttgcttaggataatggcctccagttccatctgtgttgctgcaaaggacagggtctcattcttttttatggctgcatagtattccattgtgtatatgtaccactttgTAAAATCCAGCCTacgattgatgggcatttaggttgatcccaCGTCTTTGCTgtcgtgaatagtgctgtgatgaacatatgcatacatgtgtccTTCCAGAACAATGTTTTCTGTGGTTACTTTTTATGTTTGGGGTACACTATACCATGCAAATCTATTTAAAAGATTGATGTGTAtctcttattaatttatttgcaaTAGCTGGTCACCAGGAAACTGATGTGCAGTTTCTGTAATTGACGCAGCATTTGGGCCAGGAGTAGTACCGACCAAGAACTACAGTCCTGGATAGGAgccattttcaaaagaagatgaaTGGTCTTTAACTTTGTTCAAAGGTACGGCAATGGCTGTGGTGGCCCTGGCATTAGTTATATAATACTGTGCCTGAAAGTAAACAAAACTACAATCCTTTATATAGTCTAATCAGGCTGTTGGCCAAGTTAAGTTTGCCCTCTCCACTCATCTGACTTTGCCTTTTGTCTAACCCATTTTTGGTTAGAAGGAAACTTCCCAACAAGGTGCTTAGTTGAATGCCTCCCAACTATTGTGCTTAGTTGAAACTTCCCAACAAGGTGCTTAGTTGAATGCCTCCCTTCTTGCCAGTCAGCCTCTCCCAGGTCTCTGGCATTGCCCTGCGTTTTCTTTCTCAGGCAGGCTACAGCCTGCCTCCACCACAACGCCCGAGGCTTGTTCAAACTCACTCTACCTTGAAGCTCTTCTCCAATAGACCCCGTCCCCCGCCCCATTCACTTCTTAACTTTTGACAAGGAGCATTTAAAGGTGAACTGATTTGCACAATGAAAGAACGACAGAAGTCAGCAATTGCCAACAATGCAgactaaatatttattaggttCCAAAATGAGAAATTGGTAGTGTTAAGCTATTTTAATACAAATCCACCACTCTCCGCAAAGAGCCTGCCTTAGCATCCATGGCCCCCCAGTCCTGGCACCGCCTGTACTCTTGGGGCCTCAGCAGGTATTGCCGCCCCCGGTAGTTGGGCAGCTCGTAGAGGACCCAGTAGCCCTCCAGCACGTGGAGGGAACGGATCTCGCTGAGGTGGAAGCGGTCCTGGATGCTGGGGCAGTCCTCACTCAGCTCCATCATGAGGCCTTTGTGGTCTTCTCTCTCGTACAGCCGCAGCCTGTGGGAGCCTGTCTACTCGGTCCACAGAAAGAAGGATGGAAAAAAGCAAATGAGTCTCTTCCAGAATTTGTCCAACCAAAGAACAGATGAACTTGGTAGGCTGGGGCATGGAATTGTCAATGTAAAATTTAGACAGTGTAAAATGTAGATTACTGTGGATGCTGCGCATGGATCTGTCTTCCACTACACCTAAATACTGGCACGCTCATTTTCTATTTGACCTGAAATTCATTCTTATTTAGGAGATGGAATTTTTAAGAGGTTCAAACTCTGAGTTAGAATCCATCAAGAACTGAGATATCTTGATTCCTAATTACCTGTGTTAATTCAAACTACATTTGgggggaaaaatagaaataatttattttcactaGTATTCTTTTAGTAAGGGTATTATCTCCCAAATTTACAAACATATAAATTTACCACTaaagtaagatttaaaaaatcttgtaCTTCAGTGTAAAGTTAATTTAAATAGTCATTTGAAATGAGAATTTAACTGATTttccaaattaagaaaaattaccTTTTCCAAAGTTGGACACAACCTTTGAATAGCCTATATTAACAATACAGCTTTGAAGGTTTACTAGTCCACAGTGGAACTCATCTAATTCATTCATCAGAAATTCTTTTACTATAggcaaaataatttgttaaaaataccGTCTTTGTATGCCCAACCAGCTTCCCATTTGCAAGTTTTGTTTCATATCTCATTATGATATTACATTTATTACAGACCACTTTTAATTGACTTACTGGTagcaaaaatttaaagtaaaacgGATTCTTCCTCTCAGTGGGTTCTTCCTTACATTCTCTGCTGTTTTTGTGCATGTTATCTATCTGGCTTATGCAGATCTCTGATGTCCATCTAACCCTTAGGTGTTTTTAAATGCAAACCTTCCTCCTTCTAACCCACATTGACAATACAGTGGGGACACTCTGGCGGCATGATGGAAATCTAGAAAACTCACTTGAGGGATGAGACAGCAGGAGCGGATGGAGTCGCTGAGGCCCATCCATTGCTGGTAGTCGGGGTACTCCCCTCGCCGCAGCAAGTATTGTTGACCTTGGTAGTTGGGACGCTCGTAGAGCATCCAGCAGCCGCTCTCCACCCGGATGGAGTTGCAGCGGCTGAAATACGTCTGCAGGTTGGGGCAGTCAGTGGTGGCTTCGTAGCTGCGGCCCTGGAAGGCCCTGTCCTCATAGAAGGTGATCTGCAAAGGAAGAATCATTCCAAATTACATTATTTGCTCCTAACAAGCATTATATaaaggcaacttttttttttctcattttatttaatttgtgttCTGCTCACCTTCCCCATGGCTGGTTGACACGGATGATGCAAGTTCAGTGTGATGGGGCCTGCGGCTGCACAGCCGGTCTATATAGCAGGATGGCTGCTGCGTTGGCAAGAACAACACAAAAGGGGCCCTCAGCGGTAAGGGGATTTTTATGCATCTCTTTAACATCCTGCATTCACTGGAAATGATTGTAGACTGTGTCCTTGTTCTCTGGTATATTCTAACGCTGTCCTGTACATACTGCTCTGTGTTGCTTTTATTTGGATTGTTAGTGTTTTCTAAATTTATCTGCATATCAGTCTGAACTTTTGACCTGAAATTCGTGGCTCTCTCTATATGATTGAATTATTCCCTGTGAATTTTCTGGGAAAGATCTATGCCATTATAGAATTGCTCCAGGATTCCAGAGAGGTTGCTGGGGTAGAATGCCACAAACACTGACTCATTTCCCTGGACGGCAGAGACTGCTCTACCTTACGTTTTTGTCTTTACACAATTTTCCAGTCCAGGGCAGGACACAAATCTAGATTCTTATCTTGGCTAGTTTCAACTTCGTTAACCCAATGCTTTAAGACAGCTCTTAACTATGCCTTTCGTGGGCACGTCATCTAACTAGAAATCAGTCCCTGGTAGTGAACTTACGATAACAAGCAAGGGAAAGTCTTCTGTGGTCACTGGGCCCAAGACTAAGAAGTACTGTATACTACTTTATAGATTGCTTTCCCTTTTTCAAGCGTGAGGGAGGCCATAAAGCTTCACGGGCAAGAGTGTGAGCTTTGGACTCAGGCCGCCTGCACTCAGAAGGCCCACTGATTAGCTCCATGCAAATTATATAACCACTCAGAGCAGGAGTTATCTCATGGACTATAGTCtgattaatgagaaaaaaaatgagaaaaaagagcaGCCTCTGACATTCAGATGCTGGCCTGGCACTCACAGTGAGGACATGTTACTCCCCTATTAGACATAAACAGTCTCACAGAATAACAACTTCAGACAAGGCTACTCTGAGAccatgatgaaatgagataaaataaagcCACTTCTTAACTTTGTCTAAGCgcagacaaaaacaaaatcaatgctCCACTCTCAAAATCCCAAGCCCTCACTCTCTCAGCCAAAATGATTAACTGCCACTTATTTATGGATTACAGGTTTATCCGTGTTCTAGTCTCCCCTCCCTAAGGGTAAGATTTCTTGAGATAACTAATCACAAAATTAATCCTGCTTTCTGCTAACGTCTAATCTAGAGTGAACTCCAACTTTTTTAGCTCCTTCCCCAAATCGCACAACTGAAGTGCAAATCCTATAACAATTTCTTTCTAAGCTCT comes from the Symphalangus syndactylus isolate Jambi chromosome 8, NHGRI_mSymSyn1-v2.1_pri, whole genome shotgun sequence genome and includes:
- the CRYGC gene encoding gamma-crystallin C yields the protein MGKITFYEDRAFQGRSYEATTDCPNLQTYFSRCNSIRVESGCWMLYERPNYQGQQYLLRRGEYPDYQQWMGLSDSIRSCCLIPQTGSHRLRLYEREDHKGLMMELSEDCPSIQDRFHLSEIRSLHVLEGYWVLYELPNYRGRQYLLRPQEYRRCQDWGAMDAKAGSLRRVVDLY